The sequence TTTGGTGCATAAAACCATTTTTTTTCTACTTGTGCAGGTACCGGTTTATCGGATATATTGCCAAGTGAGTAAATTATTTCAGGTAAGGCAAAAACACCTATAATAACTACAACCAAATCAAATCCATTTTCAAGACCTGACAATCCAAAAGTATATCGTGAGGCAATGCCATCAACAGGGCTCATACCTACAGTGGTAAGTAATAATCCTATCATCATAGCAATAAATCCTTTGAGTCTTTTTCCACTCATCATCGAACATACTAAGGATAATGATAAGACAGCAGTTCCAAAGTACTCCCAAGGACCAAATGCTATAGCCATAGATGATAGTGTTGGTGCTAAAAAGAGTAATACTACTGCGCTAAATAATCCTCCAAAAACAGAAGCAAAGGCGCCGATAGATAATGCATCTGCAGCACGTCCGTTTTGTGTCATTGGGTAGCCATCAAATGTAGTTGCGACTGAGGCGGCTGTTCCGCCAGTTACGCTTCCCATATATATTCCCATTATTAAGCTCATTGATGGAATTACTTCTAATGAAAAAGTTACTGGAAGTATAAGCGCGACAGCTATAGGACCGTTTAATCCTGGAATACAACCAAAAACATTTCCGATAATTACACCTATTAAAATAAGGGATAAACATTCAAAATTCATTATATTTTGTAGCAATTCTAAAAATTCCATACAGTTCCTCCCTTATATATTAAAAATGCCACTAGGTAGCATAACATTAAAGTAATTAGTAAATATAAAATATAGTACATATACACTAATGGTAGAAGTTACGATGGTAGTGATGATTTGTTTTTTATTCATAAAATTTCCATGTTGTAGTTTATATAAAAATGGTATAGCAATAGCAAGAAAAATGCTGCTACTAATGAAAAAGCCTAAAGTGGTAATAGTTAATGCATATGCTATGAATAACAGATAAAAAGCAAGCCTTCGACCAACGAATATCTCTAAAAATATAAATTGTTTGTCTTTTTCAGCTTGAGATTTTAGTATTATTACTGTGCGAATGATTAACAATACAATTAAGCCGATTATAACGATTCGAGGAAATAATGCGGCTCCGCCAGATTTATCGATTATACTTACAGGGAAACGATACGTGGCAACATACATTCCAATACTAAGTATGATTAATATGATATTAAATATTATCTCACCCATAAACCCACCTTACTGAATTATAGCCGCAGCGGCTTCGTCAAATGCAATATAATTGGATGTTAATTCTTCGATATATAATGATGTATCCATATACTTTGGCTGAAAACTGATGTTTGCTAATTCTTCGATGCATTCTGGGTTGTTGCTAGCTTCTTGGATAAGATTATTCACATATTGAAGCACAGGTTCTGGGGTGTTTAAAGGAGCCCACAATCCAAAATCTTGTTTTAAATAGGCATAATTTTCGAAGCCCAATTCTGCAAATGTTGGAATATCTTCATATCCTGGTTGCTCTATATCGGAAATAATCCCTAAACATCTAAAGTCCCCGCTATCAATATATTGTTTTACTGCACCAAAACCATCTACATATCCATCGATTCTGCCGCCAAGAAGTTCGGGAGATTTAGAACCAACTCCTAGATCAACTTTATGAAATTCTACATCTTTTTCTTGCTCGATTTGTAAAACTCCAAATAATGGAAGAGTTCCTGTTACTGAGCCTATTTTTATTGTGCCGGGAGCTGATTTAGCAGCATTAATTAAATCGTCCATAGTGTGATAAGGAGAATCTGCTGATACTACAACAGCCATGGTTGAATCTAACAAATAGCCAATTGGCT is a genomic window of Candidatus Epulonipiscium viviparus containing:
- a CDS encoding tripartite tricarboxylate transporter permease; translation: MEFLELLQNIMNFECLSLILIGVIIGNVFGCIPGLNGPIAVALILPVTFSLEVIPSMSLIMGIYMGSVTGGTAASVATTFDGYPMTQNGRAADALSIGAFASVFGGLFSAVVLLFLAPTLSSMAIAFGPWEYFGTAVLSLSLVCSMMSGKRLKGFIAMMIGLLLTTVGMSPVDGIASRYTFGLSGLENGFDLVVVIIGVFALPEIIYSLGNISDKPVPAQVEKKWFYAPKLSSIKKNFKVMLQGSFLGTAIGILPGMGGGAAGLISYEQAKRSSKTPEKFGTGHEAGIYSCESANNATTGGALVPMLALGVPGDTVTAIIMGAIALQGLTPGPTLSMQQPELFRTIILIVFVANIFMYLYQATTIRFMAKIIDIPKYLLFPIVAVFCAIGVISINNSMFDLLLQLIRSGII
- a CDS encoding tripartite tricarboxylate transporter TctB family protein, giving the protein MGEIIFNIILIILSIGMYVATYRFPVSIIDKSGGAALFPRIVIIGLIVLLIIRTVIILKSQAEKDKQFIFLEIFVGRRLAFYLLFIAYALTITTLGFFISSSIFLAIAIPFLYKLQHGNFMNKKQIITTIVTSTISVYVLYFIFTNYFNVMLPSGIFNI
- a CDS encoding tripartite tricarboxylate transporter substrate binding protein; protein product: MTKKFLLAITTCLVFTACASTNTDNIATNTDIIDGIFAPSQAINLIIPYEAGGNSDIPARIMVQYMNEAADTEIKITNIVGAGGRTGFSEMLKSNPDGYTLSLHSSGFIMQHALGIADFTYEDAQPIGYLLDSTMAVVVSADSPYHTMDDLINAAKSAPGTIKIGSVTGTLPLFGVLQIEQEKDVEFHKVDLGVGSKSPELLGGRIDGYVDGFGAVKQYIDSGDFRCLGIISDIEQPGYEDIPTFAELGFENYAYLKQDFGLWAPLNTPEPVLQYVNNLIQEASNNPECIEELANISFQPKYMDTSLYIEELTSNYIAFDEAAAAIIQ